One Xiphias gladius isolate SHS-SW01 ecotype Sanya breed wild chromosome 13, ASM1685928v1, whole genome shotgun sequence genomic window carries:
- the LOC120798228 gene encoding organic cation transporter-like protein isoform X2, whose product MSPLQFSVYWRLSLVFVFTSFLFFLDIFTAAIAATTCRLGNGTGSDTLHVTLQSHAESNQSRPGEVSAGDADWWTGGGNRDSVCGWTDWLSYGQTLFTVGLLLGSLIGGAISDRYGKRPVLLVCVCVHALCGLVPAILPQPLLFLAVRCLTGVCCCCINICSFSLAVEWTPPATRLWPLAFLPFCFSLGTMGGAPLAWLSPTWRHLHLSLALPQVVCLPLYLSIPESPRWLLLKRRTDVLNCYSSKSPADKQCLDLLLDSAWSDLQKSPEAQKEEAPGGHAPSDITHLRHPTILLRLFIMSYLSAASALTYFGICMNIGSFGVGVYHAQFFSGLSEAPCLLVPLARLGRRPISMLALFLSGAACFLSLLLSRYNGEPVLVISLALLGKLCILAAIFISTLYSIELFPTVVSGVYPWSTCVSASAVWSTPSSPQTQTGRSHWLPWSCTAADPSRVAACVCCCRRRAACRSPIRWRTVTGSLGRAHPPWAPPGGNGSWGAAKPGKQRSSLQRKTTRTHRVHTQD is encoded by the exons ATGTCTCCGCTGCAGTTCTCCGTCTACTGGCGTCTCTCTCTCGTCTTCGTCTTcacttctttcctcttcttcctcgaCATCTTCACGGCCGCCATCGCCGCCACCACGTGTCGCCTAGGTAACGGGACTGGCTCGGACACCTTGCACGTAACGTTGCAGTCGCACGCGGAGAGCAACCAATCACGACCCGGGGAAGTTTCAGCGGGCGACGCCGATTGGTGGACTGGCGGCGGGAACCGAGAT tcagtgtgtggTTGGACAGACTGGCTGTCCTATGGTCAGACTCTCTTCACGGTCGGCCTGCTGCTGGGATCTCTGATTGGAGGAGCAATATCTGACCG GTATGGGAAGCGTCCggtgctgcttgtgtgtgtgtgcgtgcacgccTTGTGTGGCCTCGTGCCCGCCATCCTTCCTCAGCCGCTCCTCTTCCTCGCTGTTCGCTGTCTAACGGGcgtgtgctgctgctgcatcaaCATCTGCTCCTTCAGTCTGG CAGTAGAGTGGACTCCCCCCGCCACTCGGCTGTGGCCGCTGGCCTTCCTGCCGTTCTGCTTCAGTCTGGGGACGATGGGTGGAGCTCCTCTGGCCTGGCTCAGCCCCACCTGGAGACACCTGCACTTGTCGCTGGCTCTGCCACAGGTCGTCTGTCTGCCGCTCTACCT ttCGATCCCAGAGTCTCCTCGCTGGTTGTTGTTGAAGAGGAGAACGGATGTTTTGAACTGTTACTCTAGCAAGAGCCCTGCAGATAAACAGTGTCTGGACctg ctgttGGACTCGGCCTGGTCTGACCTGCAGAAATCCCCCGAGGCTCAGAAGGAAGAAGCACCTGGAGGCCACGCCCCCAGTGACATCACTCACCTGAGACACCCGACCATCCTGCTGCGACTGTTTATCATGAGCTACCTGAG CGCAGCGTCAGCGTTGACGTACTTCGGCATCTGCATGAACATCGGCTCATTCGGCGTCGGCGTCTACCACGCCCAGTTCTTCTCCGGCCTGTCGGAAGCACCCTGCCTGCTGGTCCCGTTGGCTCGCCTGGGGCGACGGCCAATCAGCATGCTGGCTCTGTTCCTGAGCGGCGCTGCCTGCTTCTTGTCGTTACTGCTGTCCAGATACAACG GTGAGCCGGTGCTGGTGATAAGTCTGGCTCTGCTGGGAAAACTCTGCATCCTGGCTGCCATCTTCATCTCTACGCTGTACAGCATCGAGCTGTTCCCCACTGTGgtcag CGGTGTGTATCCCTGGTCAACCTGTGTTTCCGCCTCGGCTGTCTGGTCAACACCCTCGTCCCCCCAAACCCAAACGGGGAGATCTCATTGGCTGCCATGGTCGTGTACAGCAGCGGACCCATCGCGGGTTGCGGCCTGTGTCTGCTGCTGCCGGAGACGAGCGGCGTGCCGCTCCCCGATTCGGTGGAGGACTGTGACAGGCAGCCTCGGCCGCGCCCACCCTCCCTGGGCGCCACCTGGAGGAAACG gaagcTGGGGAGCAGCCAAACCAGGAAAACAGAGATCCTCCCTGCAGAGAAAGacgacacgcacacacagagtgcACACACAGGActga
- the LOC120798228 gene encoding solute carrier family 22 member 13 isoform X1, whose protein sequence is MSPLQFSVYWRLSLVFVFTSFLFFLDIFTAAIAATTCRLGNGTGSDTLHVTLQSHAESNQSRPGEVSAGDADWWTGGGNRDSVCGWTDWLSYGQTLFTVGLLLGSLIGGAISDRYGKRPVLLVCVCVHALCGLVPAILPQPLLFLAVRCLTGVCCCCINICSFSLAVEWTPPATRLWPLAFLPFCFSLGTMGGAPLAWLSPTWRHLHLSLALPQVVCLPLYLSIPESPRWLLLKRRTDVLNCYSSKSPADKQCLDLLLDSAWSDLQKSPEAQKEEAPGGHAPSDITHLRHPTILLRLFIMSYLSAASALTYFGICMNIGSFGVGVYHAQFFSGLSEAPCLLVPLARLGRRPISMLALFLSGAACFLSLLLSRYNGEPVLVISLALLGKLCILAAIFISTLYSIELFPTVVRQRCVSLVNLCFRLGCLVNTLVPPNPNGEISLAAMVVYSSGPIAGCGLCLLLPETSGVPLPDSVEDCDRQPRPRPPSLGATWRKRKLGSSQTRKTEILPAEKDDTHTQSAHTGLMCTHTV, encoded by the exons ATGTCTCCGCTGCAGTTCTCCGTCTACTGGCGTCTCTCTCTCGTCTTCGTCTTcacttctttcctcttcttcctcgaCATCTTCACGGCCGCCATCGCCGCCACCACGTGTCGCCTAGGTAACGGGACTGGCTCGGACACCTTGCACGTAACGTTGCAGTCGCACGCGGAGAGCAACCAATCACGACCCGGGGAAGTTTCAGCGGGCGACGCCGATTGGTGGACTGGCGGCGGGAACCGAGAT tcagtgtgtggTTGGACAGACTGGCTGTCCTATGGTCAGACTCTCTTCACGGTCGGCCTGCTGCTGGGATCTCTGATTGGAGGAGCAATATCTGACCG GTATGGGAAGCGTCCggtgctgcttgtgtgtgtgtgcgtgcacgccTTGTGTGGCCTCGTGCCCGCCATCCTTCCTCAGCCGCTCCTCTTCCTCGCTGTTCGCTGTCTAACGGGcgtgtgctgctgctgcatcaaCATCTGCTCCTTCAGTCTGG CAGTAGAGTGGACTCCCCCCGCCACTCGGCTGTGGCCGCTGGCCTTCCTGCCGTTCTGCTTCAGTCTGGGGACGATGGGTGGAGCTCCTCTGGCCTGGCTCAGCCCCACCTGGAGACACCTGCACTTGTCGCTGGCTCTGCCACAGGTCGTCTGTCTGCCGCTCTACCT ttCGATCCCAGAGTCTCCTCGCTGGTTGTTGTTGAAGAGGAGAACGGATGTTTTGAACTGTTACTCTAGCAAGAGCCCTGCAGATAAACAGTGTCTGGACctg ctgttGGACTCGGCCTGGTCTGACCTGCAGAAATCCCCCGAGGCTCAGAAGGAAGAAGCACCTGGAGGCCACGCCCCCAGTGACATCACTCACCTGAGACACCCGACCATCCTGCTGCGACTGTTTATCATGAGCTACCTGAG CGCAGCGTCAGCGTTGACGTACTTCGGCATCTGCATGAACATCGGCTCATTCGGCGTCGGCGTCTACCACGCCCAGTTCTTCTCCGGCCTGTCGGAAGCACCCTGCCTGCTGGTCCCGTTGGCTCGCCTGGGGCGACGGCCAATCAGCATGCTGGCTCTGTTCCTGAGCGGCGCTGCCTGCTTCTTGTCGTTACTGCTGTCCAGATACAACG GTGAGCCGGTGCTGGTGATAAGTCTGGCTCTGCTGGGAAAACTCTGCATCCTGGCTGCCATCTTCATCTCTACGCTGTACAGCATCGAGCTGTTCCCCACTGTGgtcag GCAGCGGTGTGTATCCCTGGTCAACCTGTGTTTCCGCCTCGGCTGTCTGGTCAACACCCTCGTCCCCCCAAACCCAAACGGGGAGATCTCATTGGCTGCCATGGTCGTGTACAGCAGCGGACCCATCGCGGGTTGCGGCCTGTGTCTGCTGCTGCCGGAGACGAGCGGCGTGCCGCTCCCCGATTCGGTGGAGGACTGTGACAGGCAGCCTCGGCCGCGCCCACCCTCCCTGGGCGCCACCTGGAGGAAACG gaagcTGGGGAGCAGCCAAACCAGGAAAACAGAGATCCTCCCTGCAGAGAAAGacgacacgcacacacagagtgcACACACAGGActgatgtgcacacacacagtctga